Within Topomyia yanbarensis strain Yona2022 chromosome 2, ASM3024719v1, whole genome shotgun sequence, the genomic segment ATATAATACCATTGATATTTTAAACAAACAGTGCAAGTTATAGTGTATACTTACAGCATTCGTGAGATTCAACGATGTACGGCTGGGTAGGTAAAGACTCTATGGTATATAGCTATTTCCCGATGTTCACTATTCTAGGGCGCCAACAGCCATGGGCAATTGGGTCTTGGATACACGTCGGAGATGTGTGAAAACCCACAACTAGTTGAATCATTGCCATTTGATGCAGAGTCAATTCGCACAATAAGCGCCGGAGGTGGCCATACATTGATATGTACTGATGATGGTCGTTTATTTTCAAGCGGGTGGAACAATCGTGGCCAGCTGGGTTTAGGACACACAAATGATGTGTGCCGGTTCACGTTTGTCGGCGAGTATGGGTTCAAAACAGTCGCGTGCGGCTGGGACGTTTCAGGAGGAATCAACACTCAAGGGGAGCTGTACCTGTGGGGATCGAACCTCTGGTGGCAAATTGCcgacaaaaatgcaaaattctatTCAACACCCACAAAATTGGAACTGCCGGCAGGCGACAAGGCGAGGAAAGTTTGCTTCGGATTAAGACACACTTGTGTGTTAACGGAGGATGGGCGTTTACTGTTGCTAGGAAAGTCTAAATTGTTGCATTACGAAACGCTAGATCGTATTGATTTGGGTGGAATCGAattttttgctttgaaatttCCCGAAAAGGTTGCCGATGTCGTGAGCGGTGAAAACCATTTAGTAATTCGATTAGAACGGGGAACAATTGTTTGTAAAGGAGATGACAAATTCGGACAATGCTTGAAGGGAACAGACGTCAACGTTGGCAAGCTGCAGGTTGTAAAATTACAATCGGGTTGGTCTCATTCGGGTTATTTGACAAGTAACGGTACGGTTTACCTGTGGGGTCGAAATAATTACGGCCAGCTGGGCGTGGCAGTTGATACAAGTCGTGATGGACCGACATTGTTGGATGTAGAAAGTAATGTGCGAGATTTTTGCCTGGGATCGCAGCACGGGGTTGCCCTGGCAGATGATGGTGTGTACTCTTGGGGTTGGAACGAGCACGGCAATTGCGGTACCGGGAATAACGAAAATGTGTAGGCTTTAGCGCTTGCTGATGTATGAATAGTTCtggtttgattttatttttgttgtagaTGGACCCCAACAAGAATTAAACAGATGAGGCGTGCTGAGGTTGTTGCCTCCGGAGCAGCGTTTTGCTTTGTGCTGCAGAAGCGATGAATTGGGCATTGGAGTGAGACACAATCTGGTAATTATCGTATGTATTTGTTTCTACAAATCAACCTGTAATAAAAAGATTTATTTGGCTTTGTTCAGGTAGCCGGTCAgctttttgttgccaaaatgtAGGCACTCAGTTTTGGGGAAACCCAGAAAATCGTGTCGCATctttttatataatttagtCAGCTTTATTGGGAGCAGAGCAACATGTAACCTTCTGTAAAATTCCCTTTTTGCGCACATATAAACTTTTGGATTATTTTTGACTGCATTCTTGTTTAGGGCAAATATATGTATGGTTAAACTTATCTCCTTTAAGTTTAAACTAAGAGAGATGGCGTCTACCTATTCGTACGAAAACCACGTAGTTTCAACGTTTAACAATGTTATAAACAAACCCGAAACTAAACCGTATTGCCCCATAATGCTAACAAACTAATCCTGATTATTACTGTgcacaacaaatttaaaatagtttttacttGTCGATGGAATGCgctttatttttattgaaaaatttgcAACGTGTTTATATGGTAAATTTAAGAGCATTACGATCAATCAGAGAATCGTTACAAATATTTACTCCCAAAGGCACAGTTCATGCAGGTAGGCAAGTACGTTCCGGGATGATGTACCTGGAACCAACATGCATCCCAAACTCCCGATTGAATTATTAGTTCACCTATGTCCTTGGTGCAGAGAACACCATTTCCCGCACATTTTTGTGTCGCATTAGATTGTATAGTGAAGTAGTTGTAGTTAAGTAAACAGTGAAAGAAACGTCGGAAATGGCACAATCCTGCACTAATGGACCATTTGAAGCTTACTTCAATGCTGATCTTCAGAGGTTGCTACCAAGTGGTCAACGATCGCGACCTCTATACAGATTTAGCAATAACGACCTTGGAAGCTCCATCAGCATGGATATCGTTCCTGATTTGAATGCCCGAATGACCGACATCCGAGATGTTGAAGAAGATCTACGCATGGAGAGTACGATGCTAAGGCAGAATGACAATATTCCGATAGGACGGTGCTCAACGCCGAGTCCGGCCTACTGTTACCACTGTGATCACAAACATCGGGGAAGGTGTTGTTTGTACGTTGGCGACGAGGAGGATGACATCAATCGATATTCAGCTTGGGCTCAAGATTTGCAAAACACGTCGGTGAAAATGCAGCACTTTCCACGAATTCCGGAAGCGGTTTCCGGTAACACTACGCCGTATTGGTTTCCGCAATTTACCTGTGCCAATCCGGAACAGATTGAAAAAACTGTAAATCGAAAATCGCCGACTATAGGTGCGATTTGGACGAAACAGTTCTATCACCCACTGCTAAGCTGCAGTTTTTTGCAAGACGTGCCAGGTCGTCGGACTCAAATGCTATCACCTTATCAACAGTACATGCATCAACTGCAGGAAATGAACCAGCAAAGTGTTGAGCAACGCCCGCATCTTAACCAGAACGAAGCTAACGAGGGTATACAATTCATACAGCAATTTCATACCTACCATGTCTATAATGGTCCAGTCTACGTCCAACATCACAATCAGACCCCTTATTTCAACAGTCACCATTACTACCACCAGCGGTATTATCAACagcaacaacatcaacaacaaaataatttctACTACAATCTACAACTGCAGCAAGCAGTATCGCAGGCGCAATCCACTCAAATCGGTTATCAAATCCAGCAAGGGCTACCTAACCCATCCCAGCAACCACACTACGCAACACAGTGCAATACGCGGGCACATGCTCAGGGAATCTCCTTCCCACTGTGGATGCTATTTGGCCATAAGAAACCTACTGTGGTTGAAGACAAAAAACCACCCGCTGCTGCTGCAGTTCATCCGGGTGCTAGTGCATTTATGCCAAGCCACCACCCTTACAAAATGGATGGTTGGTCTACGCCTGTTCGGATGGATGAGGACGAACCGACGAAATATCCACAGCAATGTCCCCAATCTGGACAGATGCCGTACTTTGTGTAAGAAACGAAATGTGCGTTTGAGTATTTTTTATGGATAATGCAGTGTTTGGGGAAAATGATTGTGGAAATGCTTGTCGGTGACGGTGTTGCATTGTGTCTGACAATGGGCCACATCGTGTTTCCACTCGATCGATAGGGGTTGTTTTGACAGTTTGACATTGTCAAAATAATTACAAATTTAGGTAAATACATTAAATAGTAAAATGTAAATTCGTTCTACATGTAGCCCGTACTTTATTTTAGCTACTCTGTCTTTATTAGTCCAAAAACGTTAGTCTTCGGTTTCTCTTAGTTTACCTATACACAGTATTGGTGTTGGCTATGATAGAATGACTCATCTCATCTCACGTGCTTGTGTTGCTAGTAGTTGATTGTAGTCAATTCATTACCTATGCGGTGTACCTTGGAAATCGCAAAGTTTCTATGAGTTTGTCTAGCTCTATCCTGTTTAATATGTTACCATTGCAATGCATTGctaatattttcaatattttttcaggACAACCTTACCTTGAGCCTAACCACACAAACACTATCGTCGGCGTGTCTGATGAGAGCAGGAATAATTGTCGAAGCAGTTAATATTAATGTAATATAGCTAGTTTaagcaatttttattttgtatttctGAGGAGTAAAATTGTCCAGTTGATGTGCAATATGTTAAGTATATTTTGTACATATTATCTTATTTCCTAAGATAAATTTTATTGtgaatagtaaataataaacgaaAAGATAACTGGATTTATGCGTAAAATCCTTCATGCATATCTATCAATATATTTAAAGTCAATGTTCGGATGTACATAATATATGGACTCCCAAAaagcttaaccgattgccgtgaaAAAATCTATGTAGACAAATTTTGTCATGTACACGGATACGgaaaactaccaaaagttgagctttttgactcaatcttggggtatcgtggaataaggtaaaattaggtaaaccgtgttgaaggtagtttccctttatccacggcaaaaaccacaactcattgacaggttttttatactcaaccttgagttaaatatgcctaaatttaagttgaatctacctaattttgattatacttcaaacaactcaaaagtatcttaccacggaagacctcgactgagtcgaatctatCTCTTTGTTTTttacaacactaataagtgcgaaagcgacgcaagaCTCAAAACtccctaaatttaagttaaaagaacttattctgcgggttgttttatttttccgtgtagcGTGTTTGCTTTATATTGGGTTAAGAATTATCTGCCCACCAGATGTCGCTTTGGAACGAATTGTGTTTTActactatttcgttgaaagtcgcagcaacgcgctacgggtattagctagtttctaATAAATATTCTTTGACGTTTCCGgtgtgaaataaataaatatcattgtTGGCACGTTCGTGCCTATCCACACTCCTTAGGGCCATGCACAAATGACTTTTTTCGATggttttcgacccctccctcccgcTTTGTaccatttggtcacaaaattctaacctccttcttctaaataacgtagcattttccaagtcccccccccccgctgcacagtggcgtaactatatcaaatccatggccaaaattttttcacatgtttttaagcttttttatacgataacaagtgatgaaaaatggttttttatggttttagacaaattttaaccaaaatatgaaaatattaaacctccttgcagtgtgatgcaaagccgaaaataaacgaattccacaagcattattatttttcaatataaacGTGTTTTAGAGTAATCTATCAGTTTGAGGAAACTTCACATTGAGATTTAGTCTGTTTCAactgttttcataaataaaatcattttgttttatgttcatatgtttattttgattttatggTTTTCTTatagtagaaaaaatattcaagttctTGTAAATTCGGTTATAGAAATCTATCCAAATGACTCATTATTCAATCTGGATTATTCACGTTAACACTTGCAATCCGGAGACAAGGAACTGGAATGAGAagattgcataatttgtttgatGCTTCGCTTACGTTTCCAAGGCAACTTGTGTACGTTACGTTTCATATAGCAAGGTTAGTGGACTAGCTgcagttgcacagggaataagtagataattatgcttgggagtagcgaaacatctttcaatgtgcaactcctagtaatcctaaattgtttattgatcaataccggcgccggtcaGGCTCTAACGTAGATCGCGGGAGGAAagtgaaggaatggttagtccgatacttgctttttctagaggccgtatattcaactgcgcactccacaagtgtcacgggaggaggatatttgttagtaacagtatagaagttggatactacttcttctttaccgacgccagagaggtgacttcgcttctggactagatatcgatccatcaactcatggaccggggaccaaccgctttacttcccttccgaaggaagacgtcacCCCAGATATTTTCACCTCAAAAAAATCTCAATGCCCTTGGCtgaaattgaacccaggccgattggaatgagtggcggtcacgcttaccactcaaacACCGGATCTTTTAAATAGCcccaatactgatttttttaattgtattctctTAAATTTGAGCAAAAAACACGACATTTTCAAACAGCTGTGAAAAACCGAATGGGATTAATTGGGAAAGTTTTCTTCGTGGAACAGTGAGAGGACACTCCAAATAATCTTCTCCTTTTAAAAGATTTGCCCGACATTGCCCGACAAAGTactttttttactaacgaatatgtggaaaattgataaaagtAAGCACTTTTATAAAACCTACCCAAAAATGATAAAGAAAAGCTAAAATTGACCCCAATTGATTGTAGTTGATGAAGTTTGCTATGAAAAGCACAATTTTGATGTATATAGTGACTTTGGGTAATTAGTTTTAGAGCAATCTGAAAAATTTATGTATAATGGCTttcaagctaataaaatgtgtaaaaaaatcactgatttcaaataattacatacaaaaattatcaaacgaaaacgcttttctttgtaagcaaagggttagagtatgtttcgaagaacaatttaagctgaaaatatagacaaataaacaaaaacaatatttttctattttggccaggatttgaaGTTAGTTACGCCTCTGTGCGCTGCCGGCTgatgaaaaaattcaaatttttttcgcatattttcttcaaatataTGTCTTTACAAAAGTTTTGACAGCTTTTATCAAATTTTTTGCTATAACAGTAAATTGCATACAATATGaatccatttcatgacaaaaatTGTGCTGATaagtttgttttgaattttatatcatggaacatgaagagaagttctctcagttcacaatcctgcagttGCTACATATTTGATTCTAAAAAGCGAGCGTTCATCTATGTTACTAAATTTCTTTTGGTTGAAtcagaagagaaaatttaattcatcaACCAAattaagtctactagttaggaAAATATGCCTTTCTTGTTTGTCTCCTGTAATGTTTCTTTTTGGCGGTAAATATGTATCCCATAAATTTGCAACAGCATGCAAATGAAGGCTTTTTTTcattaggtccaatctgcaGCTTCCTCTTTTGATTATTTCTGCAAAAACTATTATACTAGCTTATTACGCAAACAGTTGAATGGAAATCAGAAAAGTGACTGAGTAattcgcggaagagaaagtaaacaaagagaggctctcttttgcagattggacctattgaaaaaaagTATTCAAATAAGCTTTACGTTTTTTGGAGAGCTTGCAATACCGCGAATCGAAAAACTTACGTAATTGTGTgaattttcatttatttctcTTAAGAATAGAGAAACGTtgaattgttttctttaatcaatGGGTGTTGATGCGCgtcaaaaatttaaacttaatgctacgtcgctcAATtactgaccctaccctccccctcgcaACACTTCTTCATAAAATTGGTAAATTCCCCCTACCCcataaaatgctacgtcatttatgcatggccccttacaCTTTTTTCGCCCTTCTTCCCTACGGAACTACagcaaggtattacttcgtgggggtgCTCGTTGtactttcgtcgcacctctttgtttctgctctatctcggagcctcacttggttctTGAAATGGCTCAACCTATGAGCTTTGCTTTAACTtttgactcttctcttgcttcttgtctccatctattacgtcgccttTTTAGCTCTCGTTTCCGTGAGCCGTTTAGATGCTGATTCCATGAGctatttagctcctgtttccgtgagtcattcagttcCCGGCCTTATCTCCGGCggaacacttttttcccgagtgggtactaAAATTCAGAGTGATTTCTACCCGtggtgacgaaagttcagacctggcgtgtgtaagtgaacaGGAATATTCCCGgataatatctggtggctatttggaaacaccctttgtACATGGGTTGTATGgccgacggctcagcgaaaatgtgttcgtTGATTGCTGATACTTCAAATGTTCCAACTAACTACCAATTACTCCATtcttttaaggggttatatacaaagttgaaactcaaaaaatcgaaattttttttattgaattttctataagtacatacttttgaaaatatctctgcgaaatttcatccagatcggagcattagattttaaattacagacgtttacagcgcgctggttcttctACGAATGAAGTGGACACAAAACATTAAatgcaattatctcggaatgaagttttttgaaaagtaccgttgcggtgaacgtgatatctcaaaaactattcatccgatcttcaaattatttgttttagaattgtttatatttacaatctcgtgtacttgaacggttcccttttcattaaaaaaatttcgatttgcagtgaatttttgtttaaaattttgaacaccacaaaactcaattttttggtcaacgtGTTTAttttgcaagaaaaaaaaaattattgggaaaccgattcattcaagtacaccacaatacatttttcttgatAATCTTTGTAGcttttggatttcagttgagcggttcggctggGAGAGCGTTCAACGCAAACctctgcaaaaaaaaacattcttcGGGAGATGGAccataactccgacaacctagcatatatttttaaattaaacttgttttttctatcttcgatagtgctaccaacgaactgtctttcgctttttcaaataaaatttatataaaacactttaaaaaaaatcacgcaCTTAGCTGACCCTCAAAgttcgttgcattaattttccgttCCCACCGATAAAACCTTTCGCAGGTATGGAAGCCTGCATGACAGTGTTGGCTAACGGCAAGGTATCTCCAACGACCGACATCCCCTCAAGCtcaatggaggtcgatttgGATATTTCAGCGGGggcaaaaataatgccgataagtccatttttcgatacaaattatattcatctaatacaaccggAACCAGGAATGTCTTCTTCCGGACCTAAATacataagccatttaacatcatcgatatatgcgggACTAAACGCTCGGccatgtacgaagaagtattgtctacgtacccgcctgggaagtagagattgatggtgtagtcttctACGGGGGCCCTAATAGCTAAGTATGGGCACAGATAACAGAGGTTTAAAcacgatttgaatcgtgtgtaaatacccgctactgaaattccgaataaatcagacgtcttaaatacgtttggcaaacgtttgtagatggcgcagtgatcgatacaatgcaatGTGCAGCTGTCAATCACATGTAgaaaacagttgcgcagatggcaatagtgaaacacggatttccaacgtttatcaatttgaaagtttacacaggtttttgaacaaattttgttctagcctaaatgtctgttatctgtggtatggGGTTGGACTCTTTAAGAACCCTTTGCTTTAGtaagtgaaaattctggtttgcaagTAATTGCGTTCAGTAAAAATCGAGAAATGTAAGAAAACCACTAATTTTCCAGAAGCCTGATATCAAGCCTTTCGCAGAGTCTGCTTTCCTACACTTTGTTCTTTcgaacggggctcgtctacctgttcgtctTTTTGTGCCGCGAAGCATGAACTGCCATCGTCGCAAACCATTGGGCCTTCAGCTAcgcattgtagaaacaaggcacggtgTGAAAATGTATAGAGAACTATGAAAAGTTTTTctactgtggagagactccgcatgatctctcCATATGTTCTACATATAAATTATATGGGGAAAAAATGAAGCACTCTTTTAAAGAACGCTCCGAGAAGAATTGCTAAATAGGGCTACGCTACCGGCCATGACTAATTAATACGCTTCTTCaatcactaaagagcgagaacttttaacttttctacgagggagtgcaaagttgatgcaaaaatggaaattaaatgcatttatttctaatttgatgcaaatttgttatacatttctagagtgatctgcccctagagccAGATGgttacctatcgtgcaaagtaaacaaac encodes:
- the LOC131678275 gene encoding secretion-regulating guanine nucleotide exchange factor isoform X1; the encoded protein is MYGWGANSHGQLGLGYTSEMCENPQLVESLPFDAESIRTISAGGGHTLICTDDGRLFSSGWNNRGQLGLGHTNDVCRFTFVGEYGFKTVACGWDVSGGINTQGELYLWGSNLWWQIADKNAKFYSTPTKLELPAGDKARKVCFGLRHTCVLTEDGRLLLLGKSKLLHYETLDRIDLGGIEFFALKFPEKVADVVSGENHLVIRLERGTIVCKGDDKFGQCLKGTDVNVGKLQVVKLQSGWSHSGYLTSNGTVYLWGRNNYGQLGVAVDTSRDGPTLLDVESNVRDFCLGSQHGVALADDGVYSWGWNEHGNCGTGNNENVWTPTRIKQMRRAEVVASGAAFCFVLQKR
- the LOC131678275 gene encoding secretion-regulating guanine nucleotide exchange factor isoform X2 is translated as MCENPQLVESLPFDAESIRTISAGGGHTLICTDDGRLFSSGWNNRGQLGLGHTNDVCRFTFVGEYGFKTVACGWDVSGGINTQGELYLWGSNLWWQIADKNAKFYSTPTKLELPAGDKARKVCFGLRHTCVLTEDGRLLLLGKSKLLHYETLDRIDLGGIEFFALKFPEKVADVVSGENHLVIRLERGTIVCKGDDKFGQCLKGTDVNVGKLQVVKLQSGWSHSGYLTSNGTVYLWGRNNYGQLGVAVDTSRDGPTLLDVESNVRDFCLGSQHGVALADDGVYSWGWNEHGNCGTGNNENVWTPTRIKQMRRAEVVASGAAFCFVLQKR